One part of the Sorangiineae bacterium MSr11954 genome encodes these proteins:
- a CDS encoding BolA family transcriptional regulator, which translates to MRMASRIREKLNDTLSPSLLDVIDESRMHNVPKDAETHFKVVIVAQAFDGVGRVERHQMVYRVLKDELAQGVHALSIVSKSPSEWEHEANVPASPPCLGGSKR; encoded by the coding sequence ATGCGTATGGCCTCCCGGATCCGCGAAAAGCTGAACGACACCTTGTCGCCCAGCCTGCTCGACGTCATCGACGAAAGCCGCATGCACAACGTCCCCAAGGACGCCGAGACCCACTTCAAGGTCGTGATCGTCGCGCAGGCGTTCGACGGGGTCGGCCGGGTGGAGCGGCACCAAATGGTGTACCGCGTCTTGAAAGACGAGCTCGCGCAAGGCGTGCACGCGCTCTCCATCGTGTCCAAGAGCCCCTCGGAGTGGGAGCACGAGGCGAATGTTCCCGCGTCCCCGCCGTGCCTTGGCGGGTCCAAGCGGTGA
- a CDS encoding alpha-ketoacid dehydrogenase subunit beta: MATMVQAIRMALHVGEDRLGVMDIFGQDLGPPLGGVFTQSQGLKTSWNSPLDERGIIGCAMGLALAGSRTVCEIQFCDYAYNTIDLLKLVGGMYWSTNGQWNLPMVMMTPVGSGIHGSIYHSHSFDATATHIPGWKIVMPSNPRDAYGLMLSAIVDPNPVMFLAPKALLRTKALPGEEIPGEPDERTLSKMIDAPLGDRSRWVPNWPDTPDLFVPIGKARTVREGRDVTLVAYGRMVPLSKKVADELAGEGIEVEVIDLISLFPYDWEHVRESIRRTGRVLFVNEDTEVTNFGEHLIRRTVDELFYELYAPPRLLAGAFVPGVGLADNLEQASVPQRAGIAEALRELAKHQP, translated from the coding sequence ATGGCGACCATGGTGCAAGCCATCCGAATGGCGCTTCACGTGGGTGAAGACCGCCTCGGGGTGATGGACATTTTCGGCCAAGATCTCGGCCCGCCCCTCGGGGGCGTGTTCACGCAATCGCAGGGCCTCAAAACGTCGTGGAACTCGCCCCTCGACGAGCGCGGCATCATCGGGTGCGCCATGGGCCTCGCCCTGGCGGGCTCGCGCACCGTCTGCGAAATCCAGTTTTGCGACTACGCGTACAACACCATCGACCTGCTGAAGCTCGTGGGCGGCATGTACTGGTCGACCAACGGCCAGTGGAACCTGCCGATGGTCATGATGACCCCCGTGGGCTCGGGCATTCACGGCAGCATCTACCACTCGCATTCCTTCGACGCGACGGCCACGCACATCCCCGGCTGGAAGATCGTGATGCCCTCGAACCCGCGCGACGCGTACGGGTTGATGCTCAGCGCCATCGTGGATCCCAACCCCGTCATGTTCCTCGCCCCCAAGGCGCTGCTGCGCACCAAGGCGCTGCCCGGCGAAGAAATTCCGGGCGAGCCCGATGAGCGCACCTTGAGCAAGATGATCGACGCCCCGCTCGGCGACCGTTCGCGCTGGGTGCCGAACTGGCCCGATACCCCGGATTTGTTCGTTCCGATTGGAAAGGCGCGCACCGTACGCGAGGGCCGCGATGTCACCCTTGTGGCCTATGGCCGCATGGTGCCGCTCTCCAAGAAGGTGGCCGACGAGCTGGCGGGCGAGGGGATCGAGGTCGAGGTCATCGACCTGATTAGCCTTTTCCCGTACGACTGGGAGCATGTGCGCGAGAGCATCCGCCGCACCGGCCGGGTGCTCTTCGTGAACGAGGACACCGAGGTCACGAACTTCGGCGAGCACCTCATTCGCCGCACGGTCGATGAGCTCTTCTACGAGCTCTATGCGCCGCCGCGCCTCTTGGCCGGCGCCTTCGTTCCCGGTGTGGGGCTCGCCGACAACCTGGAGCAGGCCAGCGTGCCGCAACGGGCAGGCATCGCCGAAGCCCTGCGCGAGCTCGCGAAGCATCAGCCTTAA
- the pheA gene encoding prephenate dehydratase gives MSIESLRAQIDATDERILDLLNERAKLALAIGHAKKAAASPDRPAALMRDPERERAVLERLTNLAKGDFPRDSVRAVFREIMSGCLSLEQPLQVAFLGPEGTFTQMAARYLFGLSAQYREAATIEGVFDAVRTGAAALGVVAIENSTEGSVTLSADLLIDGELSVREELVLLIEHALLARDKVAFSSVQRVYSHPQALAQCRGWLTKNLPTAQLVQTASTTAAAREALSDPAGAAVASPLAAEIHGLSIVRERIQDRKENATRFIVLGREDAPRTGNDRTTLAFSVLNERGALRRVLSAFEDEGVNLSRLESRPSQEKPWDYVFLADLDGHRLDPNVQRAFENLRAHCAMVKILGSYARREAIRLTAVP, from the coding sequence ATGTCCATCGAATCGCTTCGCGCTCAGATTGATGCCACGGATGAACGGATCCTCGACCTCCTCAACGAGCGCGCCAAGCTGGCCCTTGCGATCGGTCACGCGAAAAAGGCCGCCGCCTCACCCGATCGCCCGGCGGCCTTGATGCGCGATCCCGAGCGAGAGCGCGCGGTGCTCGAGCGGCTGACCAACCTCGCCAAGGGCGATTTTCCCCGGGACTCGGTGCGCGCGGTGTTCCGCGAGATCATGAGCGGATGTTTGTCCCTCGAACAACCACTGCAGGTTGCCTTTCTGGGCCCCGAAGGCACCTTCACCCAGATGGCGGCCCGGTATCTCTTCGGGCTGTCGGCTCAGTACCGCGAGGCGGCCACCATCGAAGGTGTCTTCGATGCCGTTCGGACGGGCGCTGCGGCGCTGGGTGTGGTGGCCATCGAGAACTCCACCGAGGGGAGCGTCACCCTCAGCGCCGATCTGCTGATCGACGGTGAGCTCTCGGTGCGCGAAGAGCTGGTGCTGCTCATCGAGCACGCGCTGCTCGCCCGCGACAAGGTGGCCTTCTCGAGCGTGCAGCGCGTGTACTCGCACCCGCAAGCGCTCGCCCAGTGCCGCGGGTGGCTCACCAAGAACCTGCCCACGGCGCAACTCGTTCAAACCGCCTCCACCACCGCCGCCGCCCGCGAAGCCCTGTCCGATCCGGCCGGCGCCGCCGTCGCGAGCCCCTTGGCGGCCGAGATCCACGGGCTCTCCATCGTGCGCGAGCGCATCCAAGACCGCAAAGAGAACGCCACCCGGTTCATCGTGCTGGGGCGCGAAGATGCCCCCCGCACCGGCAACGACCGCACCACCCTCGCCTTCTCCGTCCTCAACGAGCGCGGCGCCCTGCGCCGGGTCCTCTCGGCCTTCGAAGACGAAGGCGTGAACCTCTCGCGCCTCGAGTCGCGCCCGAGCCAAGAAAAGCCGTGGGACTACGTCTTTCTGGCCGATCTCGACGGCCACCGCCTGGACCCTAACGTCCAGCGCGCCTTCGAAAACCTGCGCGCCCACTGCGCCATGGTCAAAATCCTCGGCAGCTACGCCCGCCGCGAAGCCATCCGCCTCACGGCGGTGCCGTAA
- a CDS encoding dihydrofolate reductase: protein MAALALIAAVARNGIIGKDGGLPWRIPEDLRHFKRTTTGHAVIMGRKTYDEVKKPLPNRRNLVVTRQPQLVLEGCEVVSSLDEAIALAQAGDPEPFIIGGGEIYRLSLPKVTRMYLTYIDRDAEGDVRFPEYDRAAFREVDRKVGETPGVTFVTLERVSG from the coding sequence ATGGCGGCGCTGGCGCTCATCGCGGCCGTGGCCCGCAACGGCATCATCGGCAAAGACGGCGGGCTCCCTTGGCGCATCCCCGAGGACCTGCGCCACTTCAAGCGGACCACCACGGGGCACGCGGTCATCATGGGGCGAAAGACCTATGACGAGGTGAAGAAGCCGCTCCCCAACCGGCGAAACCTGGTGGTGACCCGCCAGCCGCAGCTGGTGCTCGAGGGGTGCGAGGTCGTCTCCAGCTTGGACGAGGCCATCGCCCTGGCGCAGGCGGGCGATCCCGAGCCGTTCATCATCGGGGGAGGGGAGATCTACCGGCTGTCGCTGCCCAAGGTCACGCGCATGTATCTTACATACATCGACCGGGACGCCGAGGGCGACGTGCGGTTTCCGGAGTACGATCGGGCCGCGTTTCGCGAGGTGGATCGCAAGGTGGGGGAGACCCCGGGGGTCACATTCGTGACCTTGGAGCGCGTCTCGGGTTAG
- a CDS encoding serine/threonine protein kinase codes for MRIGKYELGERIAVGGMAEVYLARLPLGGNRMVALKVLRDELADDPTYVTMFIDEAKLLAKLAHPSTVQIYESGEDRGRYFLAMELLIGDSFQRVWEACQDHGYRIPYGVSAWIAARVAEGLHHAHELRDEKGKPENVVHRDVNPSNIQMTFDGRIKIIDFGLARSESRASKTAAGIVKGKLAYLSPEQIDGEPPDRRADIFALGTTLWEVTVDRRLFKRENDLDTVRAIQRCVVPDPRTLVPDYPASLWTIARRALARDPRERYQTALDMAKALDACAPTLGPEVSSATLSKLMGQVCTWAK; via the coding sequence GTGAGGATCGGCAAGTACGAGCTCGGCGAGCGCATCGCGGTCGGAGGCATGGCCGAGGTGTACTTGGCGCGCCTTCCCCTGGGCGGCAACCGCATGGTGGCGCTCAAGGTCCTTCGCGACGAGCTGGCCGACGATCCCACCTATGTGACCATGTTCATCGACGAGGCCAAGCTCCTCGCCAAGCTGGCGCACCCCAGCACCGTGCAAATCTACGAGTCGGGCGAGGACCGCGGCCGCTACTTCCTGGCCATGGAGCTGCTCATCGGCGATTCGTTCCAGCGGGTGTGGGAGGCCTGCCAGGACCACGGCTACCGCATCCCGTACGGCGTCTCGGCTTGGATTGCCGCGCGCGTCGCCGAGGGGCTGCACCATGCGCACGAGCTCCGCGACGAGAAGGGAAAGCCGGAGAACGTGGTGCACCGCGACGTAAACCCGAGCAACATCCAGATGACGTTCGACGGACGCATCAAGATCATCGACTTCGGGCTGGCGCGCTCGGAGTCGCGCGCCTCCAAGACGGCGGCCGGGATCGTCAAGGGCAAGCTCGCGTACCTGTCGCCCGAACAGATCGACGGCGAGCCGCCCGATCGGCGCGCGGACATCTTTGCGCTGGGCACCACGCTCTGGGAGGTGACCGTCGACCGGCGGCTCTTCAAGCGCGAGAACGATCTCGATACGGTTCGCGCCATCCAGCGCTGCGTGGTGCCCGATCCGCGGACCTTGGTCCCCGACTACCCCGCGAGCCTCTGGACGATCGCCCGCCGCGCCCTTGCGCGCGATCCGCGGGAGCGGTACCAAACGGCGCTCGACATGGCCAAAGCGCTCGATGCCTGCGCCCCCACGTTGGGACCGGAGGTCTCGTCCGCGACCCTCTCGAAATTGATGGGACAAGTATGCACCTGGGCCAAGTAG
- the ligD gene encoding DNA ligase D: MIQKHDARRLHYDLRLELGGTMMSWAIPKGPSYDPATKRLAVQVEDHPMSYNDFEGRIPDGEYGAGDVLIWDRGTYEPVLDKKAPSLEAMRDKGHFHLRFAGEKLQGGWHLVRTKGRLQATRADHPQWLFFKAHDETADPALDIVTSRPESVASGRSATRGPGRVTSSPLGQSPRELLLAMGDVSRATNGPIVGDGSHYLFEVKFDGYRLLAGKTGSDVRLFSRKSNDWTDKFSIIAAAIARLPARELVLDGEACVVDDQGRPSFEALQRWLAGDEPDAHIAFAAFDLLWLDGRDLRKRPIEERRELLKGLLATAKPPLSFSSAMTGKVDELLAAAKNAGLEGLIAKRKGSLYTAGPTSNWVKLKFELRQDCVIGGYLPLKGAEVVGALLVGVYDEKGGSLVYAGRVGSGFDDRTRAHLAHLLDGMRVKAPKMAHVPKLPSPRFCEPRLVCEAALGEWTRDGIMRFPRFIGMREDKAPEECLREDGARSESFSDAEGDDEGAGTARRERATGRKVALSNPDKVLYPRDGITKQDIYDYYTDIAEVMLPHLRGRPIHMQRWPHGIDDEEWFQHRLPPKAPEYVRRIPFSKDKAPWYRLAEKGAVKERIVVENLETLQWLANLAALTLHQWASHAPPEATTPTQVHRALAQADYVVIDLDPGESTRWDEVIQIAHAVRTLLEALALVSVVKTSGKRGLHVIVPLARGPSHDDAVAFAEQIARAVAKVMPAIATVERIKEKRRGRLYVDYGQNGGGRTIVSPYTLRAADRAPVSAPLRWDEVTDKLDPKAFNLRTLRDRIAKYGDLLAPCLEPTQTLPALG, encoded by the coding sequence GTGATTCAGAAGCATGACGCACGGCGTCTACATTACGATTTGCGGCTCGAGCTCGGCGGGACGATGATGAGCTGGGCCATCCCCAAGGGCCCCTCCTATGATCCGGCGACCAAGCGCCTGGCGGTGCAGGTGGAGGATCATCCGATGTCGTACAACGACTTCGAGGGGCGCATCCCCGATGGCGAGTACGGCGCGGGCGACGTCCTCATCTGGGATCGTGGCACGTACGAGCCCGTGCTCGACAAGAAGGCGCCCTCGCTGGAGGCGATGCGCGACAAGGGGCATTTTCACCTGCGGTTCGCGGGCGAGAAGCTCCAGGGCGGCTGGCACTTGGTGCGCACCAAGGGCCGCCTGCAAGCAACGCGTGCGGACCATCCACAGTGGCTCTTCTTCAAGGCGCACGATGAAACGGCGGATCCGGCGCTCGACATCGTCACCAGCCGGCCCGAGTCGGTGGCGAGCGGGCGCAGTGCCACGCGCGGCCCGGGGCGGGTGACGTCTTCGCCGCTCGGGCAAAGCCCGCGCGAGCTTCTTTTGGCCATGGGGGATGTGTCTAGGGCAACGAACGGACCCATCGTCGGCGATGGCTCGCACTATTTGTTCGAGGTGAAGTTCGACGGCTACCGGCTGCTCGCCGGCAAGACGGGGAGCGACGTTCGCCTCTTCTCGCGCAAGTCGAACGATTGGACCGATAAGTTTTCCATCATCGCGGCGGCCATCGCGCGGCTGCCCGCCCGCGAGCTGGTGCTCGACGGCGAGGCGTGCGTGGTCGACGATCAAGGGCGGCCCTCGTTCGAGGCGCTCCAGCGCTGGCTCGCCGGCGACGAGCCCGACGCGCACATCGCGTTCGCCGCCTTCGATCTGCTCTGGCTCGACGGGCGCGATCTGCGAAAGCGCCCCATCGAAGAGCGCCGGGAGCTCTTGAAGGGGCTGCTCGCCACCGCCAAGCCGCCGCTGTCGTTCTCGTCGGCCATGACCGGCAAGGTGGACGAGCTGCTCGCGGCGGCCAAGAACGCGGGCCTCGAAGGGCTGATCGCCAAGCGCAAAGGCTCGCTCTACACGGCGGGGCCGACCTCGAACTGGGTGAAGCTCAAATTCGAGCTCCGCCAGGATTGCGTCATCGGGGGGTACCTGCCGCTCAAGGGCGCGGAGGTGGTGGGGGCGCTCTTGGTCGGTGTCTACGACGAGAAGGGCGGCTCGCTCGTCTACGCGGGGCGCGTGGGCAGCGGCTTCGACGATCGCACGCGCGCGCACCTGGCGCACCTGCTCGATGGGATGCGGGTGAAGGCGCCCAAGATGGCGCACGTCCCCAAGCTGCCCTCGCCGCGCTTCTGCGAGCCTCGGCTGGTGTGCGAGGCGGCCCTGGGCGAGTGGACCCGCGATGGCATCATGCGCTTCCCACGGTTCATCGGGATGCGCGAGGACAAGGCGCCCGAGGAGTGCCTGCGCGAAGATGGGGCGCGCTCCGAATCGTTCAGCGACGCGGAGGGCGACGACGAAGGCGCGGGCACCGCGCGGCGCGAGCGGGCGACGGGGCGCAAGGTGGCCTTGAGCAACCCCGACAAGGTGCTCTATCCGCGCGACGGCATCACCAAGCAAGACATTTACGACTACTACACGGACATCGCCGAGGTGATGCTGCCGCATTTGCGCGGGCGGCCGATCCACATGCAGCGCTGGCCGCATGGAATCGACGACGAGGAGTGGTTCCAGCACCGCCTTCCGCCCAAGGCGCCGGAGTACGTGCGGCGCATCCCCTTCTCCAAGGACAAGGCGCCTTGGTACCGCCTGGCGGAGAAGGGCGCCGTAAAGGAACGCATCGTGGTGGAGAATCTGGAGACCTTGCAGTGGCTCGCCAACTTGGCGGCGCTCACCTTGCATCAATGGGCGAGCCACGCTCCACCCGAGGCGACCACGCCGACCCAGGTGCACCGCGCGCTGGCGCAGGCGGATTACGTCGTCATCGATCTCGATCCGGGCGAGTCGACCCGCTGGGACGAGGTGATTCAGATCGCGCACGCCGTGCGCACCTTGCTGGAGGCGCTCGCGCTGGTGAGCGTGGTGAAGACCAGCGGAAAGCGCGGCCTTCACGTGATCGTCCCGCTGGCGCGCGGCCCGTCCCACGACGACGCCGTGGCCTTCGCCGAGCAAATCGCGCGCGCCGTCGCCAAGGTGATGCCGGCCATCGCCACCGTGGAGCGCATCAAGGAGAAGCGGCGCGGCCGTCTCTATGTCGACTATGGGCAAAACGGCGGCGGCCGCACCATCGTCTCGCCTTATACCTTGCGCGCCGCCGACCGCGCCCCCGTCTCCGCCCCGCTCCGCTGGGACGAAGTGACGGACAAGCTCGATCCCAAAGCGTTCAATTTGCGCACCTTGCGCGATCGCATCGCCAAATACGGCGATCTCCTCGCACCGTGCCTCGAACCGACGCAGACATTGCCGGCATTGGGGTGA
- a CDS encoding serine/threonine protein kinase, with protein MLKAGDTFHRYRIDGKLGEGGMGLVYRAYDPLLHREIALKIVRAEIARTPSGQLTEAAIRLMREGRAVASLNHPNAIGIFDVGEIDGTPYIAMELATGRLLSTFIGDKRVTVRQRLAWLSQIAHGLDAAHKQGLVHRDVKPENMMVCDTGEVKILDFGVVKRIAGPVVDPAEAPHSEPLQTRVGVVMGTPLYMAPEQALGEPIDGRSDQFSWATVAYELLSSGVHPTTSNNPRKLPIAFALLSGEPRPLAEVAPDLPPGVDAVVMRALSKLPAERFATMEAIFVELDAILEALGEPPSSSSDAHSSVTTVRPWSSASSASPNSSESSKSPESAEFSGSSEPESEEEEALDEPAPEEPGPRSGWPGSARPWLLAFAALVLLAAGLVGYRFMLK; from the coding sequence ATGCTGAAAGCCGGCGACACGTTCCATCGCTACCGCATCGACGGCAAGCTGGGCGAGGGCGGCATGGGGCTCGTGTACCGAGCGTACGACCCCCTGCTCCATCGCGAAATTGCGCTCAAAATCGTTCGGGCGGAGATCGCGCGCACCCCCTCGGGGCAGCTGACCGAGGCCGCGATCCGCTTGATGCGCGAGGGGCGGGCGGTGGCCTCCTTGAACCACCCGAACGCCATCGGCATCTTCGACGTGGGCGAGATCGACGGCACGCCGTACATCGCCATGGAGCTCGCGACCGGGCGGCTGCTCAGCACCTTCATCGGGGACAAGCGGGTCACCGTCCGCCAGCGGCTCGCGTGGCTCTCGCAAATTGCGCACGGCCTCGACGCGGCCCACAAGCAGGGCCTGGTGCACCGCGACGTGAAGCCCGAGAACATGATGGTGTGCGACACCGGCGAGGTGAAAATCCTCGACTTCGGGGTGGTCAAACGCATCGCGGGCCCCGTGGTCGATCCCGCGGAGGCGCCCCACTCGGAGCCCTTGCAAACCCGGGTCGGGGTGGTGATGGGAACACCTCTCTACATGGCGCCCGAGCAGGCCCTGGGCGAGCCCATCGATGGCCGCAGCGATCAGTTCTCGTGGGCCACCGTCGCCTACGAGCTTCTCAGCAGCGGTGTTCACCCGACGACATCGAACAATCCACGCAAGCTCCCCATCGCCTTTGCGCTGCTCTCGGGCGAGCCGAGGCCGCTGGCGGAGGTGGCCCCCGATCTTCCCCCGGGGGTCGACGCCGTGGTGATGCGGGCGCTCTCGAAGCTGCCGGCCGAACGCTTTGCCACCATGGAGGCCATTTTCGTCGAGCTGGACGCGATCTTGGAGGCCCTGGGCGAGCCTCCGTCGTCGTCCTCGGACGCGCACTCGTCGGTGACCACCGTGCGCCCGTGGAGCTCCGCGTCTTCGGCGTCTCCCAATTCGTCCGAATCGTCCAAGTCTCCCGAATCTGCCGAATTTTCGGGATCTTCCGAGCCGGAGTCCGAGGAGGAGGAGGCGCTCGACGAGCCGGCCCCCGAGGAGCCGGGGCCGCGAAGCGGATGGCCGGGGAGCGCGCGGCCTTGGCTGCTGGCGTTCGCGGCCCTGGTCCTTCTCGCGGCGGGGCTCGTGGGTTACCGATTCATGCTAAAATAA
- a CDS encoding thiamine pyrophosphate-dependent dehydrogenase E1 component subunit alpha yields the protein MHELMLRSRLLEERLIRMQKQGDGYFWIGGPGEEAFNVALGLLVDKGQGLAHDYLHLHYRSSATLVAMGIDPADAMRQMKNTATDPYSGGRNFVSHYSIRAWNVVPISSPIEVQFSMAPGTAMAQKRFGGRGITIVQGGDAGTAEGDFASCLVWTTRPANELPVLMIVTNNGYGISTPGSEQHGEKRIADRGKAFGMQTAVIDGNDPETAYFGIKQAMDYVRTERRPFLLEAKVSRLYGHSSSSGANFVNDEMDCLARFEKRLEERSLLSRAKMDEMRIRETQAMLEMSKRVREEPQPDPRSIYDHVFAPTEAGGEPQARRIAMRAVKGDA from the coding sequence ATGCACGAGCTCATGTTGCGCTCGCGTTTGCTCGAAGAGCGTCTCATTCGCATGCAGAAACAAGGCGATGGCTATTTTTGGATCGGCGGGCCCGGGGAGGAAGCCTTCAACGTGGCCCTCGGACTGCTCGTCGACAAAGGCCAGGGCCTCGCTCACGACTACCTGCATCTGCACTACCGGTCGAGCGCCACGTTGGTGGCCATGGGGATCGACCCCGCCGATGCCATGCGCCAGATGAAGAACACGGCCACCGACCCGTATTCGGGCGGCCGAAACTTCGTGAGCCACTACTCGATCCGCGCGTGGAACGTGGTCCCCATTTCGTCCCCCATCGAAGTGCAATTTTCGATGGCGCCTGGAACGGCCATGGCCCAAAAGCGCTTCGGGGGCCGCGGCATCACCATCGTGCAAGGCGGCGACGCCGGCACCGCGGAAGGCGACTTCGCCAGCTGCCTGGTTTGGACCACCCGCCCGGCCAACGAGCTGCCGGTGCTGATGATCGTGACCAACAACGGCTACGGCATCTCCACCCCCGGCTCCGAGCAGCACGGCGAAAAGCGCATCGCCGACCGCGGAAAGGCCTTTGGCATGCAGACCGCGGTCATCGACGGCAACGATCCCGAGACCGCGTACTTCGGCATCAAGCAGGCCATGGACTACGTGCGCACCGAGCGCCGTCCGTTCCTGCTCGAGGCCAAGGTCTCCCGCCTGTATGGGCACTCCTCGTCGTCGGGTGCCAACTTCGTGAACGACGAGATGGACTGCCTGGCCCGTTTCGAGAAGCGCCTGGAGGAACGCTCCCTCCTGAGCCGCGCCAAGATGGACGAAATGCGCATCCGCGAGACGCAGGCCATGCTCGAAATGTCCAAGCGCGTGCGGGAGGAGCCGCAGCCGGACCCGCGCAGCATCTACGATCACGTGTTTGCCCCGACCGAAGCCGGGGGCGAGCCGCAAGCCCGCCGAATCGCGATGCGGGCCGTAAAGGGAGACGCATAG
- a CDS encoding thymidylate synthase, with translation MTPYLELLRRALEEGVARSDRTGTGTLGVFGHQMRFRLQDGFPLLTTKKLHMKSIIVELLWFLSGSTHVAPLQEQGVRIWNEWATAEACAKFGRKEGDLGPIYGHQWRNFGATKLEDGRYAQDGVDQIRRVLEGIAKNPTSRRLIVSGWNPKEADDVALPPCHTLFQFHVAGGALSCQLYQRSGDIFLGVPFNIASYALLTMMIAHVSGLRPGDFVHTLGDAHLYMNHLDQAREQLTRAPRPLPRMVLNPEVRDLFAFRYEDFRLEGYDPHPHIKAEVSV, from the coding sequence ATGACCCCGTACCTGGAGCTCTTGCGCCGGGCGCTGGAGGAAGGCGTGGCGCGGAGCGATCGCACCGGCACGGGGACCTTGGGCGTCTTTGGCCATCAGATGCGCTTTCGCCTGCAAGACGGCTTTCCGCTGCTGACGACCAAGAAGCTTCACATGAAGTCGATCATCGTGGAGCTCCTCTGGTTCCTCAGCGGCTCCACCCACGTCGCCCCGCTGCAAGAGCAAGGCGTCCGCATCTGGAACGAGTGGGCGACCGCCGAAGCGTGCGCGAAGTTCGGCCGGAAAGAAGGCGATCTCGGCCCCATTTACGGCCACCAGTGGCGCAATTTCGGGGCGACCAAGCTCGAGGATGGACGGTACGCGCAGGACGGCGTCGACCAGATCCGGCGGGTGCTGGAGGGCATCGCCAAGAACCCGACGAGCCGCCGGCTGATCGTGAGCGGCTGGAACCCCAAGGAGGCGGACGACGTGGCGCTCCCGCCCTGCCACACGCTCTTTCAGTTCCACGTCGCGGGTGGCGCGCTCTCGTGCCAGCTCTATCAACGCAGCGGCGACATCTTCCTCGGCGTGCCGTTCAACATCGCCAGCTACGCCCTGTTGACGATGATGATCGCGCACGTGAGCGGCCTTCGCCCGGGCGATTTCGTCCACACCTTGGGCGATGCGCACCTTTACATGAACCACCTGGACCAAGCGCGCGAGCAGCTGACGCGGGCGCCGCGGCCTTTGCCGCGCATGGTCTTGAACCCCGAGGTGCGCGATCTCTTCGCCTTCCGCTACGAGGACTTTCGGCTCGAGGGCTACGATCCACACCCGCACATCAAGGCCGAGGTCTCGGTGTGA
- a CDS encoding DUF72 domain-containing protein produces MRIFVGTSGYSYKEWRGDFYPEDTPADGFLPYYATRLPTVEINNTFYRFPSTKALEGWASQVPEAFTFALKAPGRITHQKRLKDVGDLVRDLFVNLAILGKKLGPVDFQLPPNFKKDLPRLRDFLAAVPRDAKVAMEFRHPSWFDDEVYATLNEYGVALCIAESDELEAAGAVKDDLQAPLVATARWGYLRLRRSDYGDAELRAWGERVKAQAWEQTHVFIKHEAVQSPLLAVRLAELLSG; encoded by the coding sequence ATGCGCATCTTCGTCGGGACCAGCGGGTACAGTTACAAAGAGTGGCGCGGGGACTTCTACCCCGAGGACACCCCGGCGGACGGGTTTTTGCCCTACTACGCGACGCGGCTCCCGACGGTGGAGATCAACAACACGTTCTACCGCTTTCCCTCCACGAAGGCGCTCGAAGGCTGGGCCTCCCAGGTGCCCGAAGCGTTCACGTTCGCGCTGAAGGCGCCCGGCCGGATCACGCACCAAAAGCGCCTCAAAGACGTGGGCGATCTGGTGCGGGATCTGTTCGTCAACCTGGCGATCCTGGGCAAAAAGCTGGGGCCCGTCGATTTTCAGCTGCCGCCGAACTTCAAGAAGGACCTCCCGCGCCTGCGCGATTTCCTCGCCGCCGTGCCGCGCGACGCCAAGGTGGCCATGGAGTTTCGGCACCCGAGCTGGTTCGATGACGAGGTGTACGCGACCTTGAACGAGTACGGGGTGGCGCTGTGCATCGCCGAGTCGGACGAGCTGGAGGCCGCGGGCGCCGTCAAAGACGATCTGCAGGCGCCGCTGGTGGCGACGGCCCGCTGGGGGTATTTGCGCTTGCGCCGCTCCGACTACGGCGACGCGGAGCTGCGGGCGTGGGGGGAGCGGGTGAAGGCGCAGGCTTGGGAGCAGACGCACGTGTTCATCAAGCACGAGGCGGTGCAGTCGCCGCTCTTGGCGGTGCGGTTGGCGGAGTTGCTTTCGGGGTAG